The following coding sequences lie in one Myxococcus xanthus genomic window:
- a CDS encoding site-2 protease family protein encodes MDTVSAARPAPRYWVHLLLLVLTVGTTFTSYLLYFHFQRPYSLGEVSPEAAFRALAFSLSLLAILGTHEMGHYVLARWHRVETSLPYFIPLPVLGVGTLGAVIRIRDRIPNRNALVDIGAAGPLAGLVVALPILFWGLAHSTVVDAPDIPSTLFPGDGSLWVIGRDVFTWVMDRVTNAPPAPETPFNGVQTLFGDSLLMQGLTRLALGPLPEGKDILVHPVVIAGWFGLLVTLLNLMPVGQLDGGHLAYALWGRRAHWVGRAVALVLLVLTLFVTASWGLWLLVTSKLVGFGHPEVVEPQEPLSPLRKWICALCLLALIGCAMPIPLRQVMT; translated from the coding sequence ATGGACACCGTCTCTGCTGCCCGCCCCGCGCCGCGTTACTGGGTGCACCTGTTGCTCCTGGTGCTGACGGTAGGGACCACCTTCACCTCGTATCTGCTCTACTTCCATTTCCAGCGGCCCTACTCACTGGGAGAGGTGTCCCCCGAAGCGGCCTTCCGCGCGCTGGCCTTCAGCCTGTCGCTGCTGGCCATCCTGGGGACCCACGAGATGGGGCACTACGTGTTGGCGCGCTGGCACCGGGTTGAAACATCCCTGCCATATTTCATCCCGCTGCCGGTGCTCGGCGTGGGCACGCTGGGCGCCGTCATCCGCATTCGCGACCGCATCCCGAACCGCAACGCCCTGGTGGACATTGGCGCGGCGGGACCGCTCGCGGGGTTGGTGGTGGCCCTGCCCATCCTCTTCTGGGGGTTGGCTCACTCCACCGTGGTGGATGCGCCGGACATCCCGTCCACCCTCTTCCCGGGGGACGGCTCGCTGTGGGTCATTGGCCGGGACGTCTTCACTTGGGTGATGGACCGCGTCACCAACGCGCCGCCCGCGCCGGAGACGCCTTTCAACGGCGTGCAGACGCTCTTCGGCGACAGCCTGTTGATGCAGGGCCTGACGCGCCTGGCCTTGGGGCCGCTTCCGGAGGGCAAGGACATCCTGGTCCATCCGGTGGTCATCGCTGGCTGGTTCGGGCTGCTCGTCACGCTGCTGAACCTGATGCCCGTGGGGCAGCTCGACGGCGGGCACCTGGCCTATGCGCTGTGGGGCCGGCGCGCGCACTGGGTGGGCCGCGCGGTGGCGTTGGTGCTGTTGGTTCTCACCCTTTTCGTCACCGCGTCCTGGGGCTTGTGGCTCCTGGTGACGAGCAAGCTGGTAGGCTTCGGCCATCCCGAGGTGGTGGAACCCCAGGAACCGCTCAGTCCACTGCGGAAGTGGATCTGCGCGCTGTGCCTGCTGGCACTCATCGGCTGCGCCATGCCCATTCCCCTGCGCCAGGTGATGACATGA
- a CDS encoding TonB-dependent receptor, with the protein MTQPGLVRAFSIGRTVATFGGVIRPTTWNRGVGLLERASMPDLLVTHRSPHVRRIRVLAPLLWALASSTVMAAPAPETQEVPDTNGQPPTDAPTRERTKAEDAGRTVVTGSRRPRPARDVPATTTVLPRPEIDRSPTLTQDSLVRTVPSAATFRRTPSLVSDPTAQGLNLRGLAPSGVARSLVLLDGIPVNDPFGGWIFWRSLPRLGLERIEVVPSGGSALYGSGALGGVVQLVSRDITGTQLDADATYGNAHTGMLAARGAEMWGPVRASLEAELLDSDGYSIVSAAQRGAIDADTPSSHAVLNGRVEADATDSLTLSARAGLFREDQNGGTRLTTARVELAHFGAGARLRTAHGGTFTLDLFGRVQRFEQDRARITQDRSSEALAASQDVPANDQGASLIWTGPSWTALGTHVLTAGLDVRRMAGTSREQLFPPSPSETSLRLRDTGGTQLSGGVFIEDLYTPSPVLELSAALRMDVWRNQNGEQRLERANGAVDTTRFDDRTEQQLSPRLGLRVRPLEGLTLRASAYRAFRAPTLNELYRPFQVGTILTAANAHLGAERLWGAEAGVEAESSSLGLTTRVTGFWNVLDDPITNVTLEQPLPDGSTRQRENLGQARVRGVEASVDWKLARQWTALLAYTFVDPVVTRSPGQPGLVGKQLAQDPRHRGTAILTFHDPDIVTATVQLRVTGAQFEDDLNERPMGGYAVVDVSASRRLFWKLHVFGAVENLFDREYLAGRAGVDTLGPPLLARIGLRLRDAP; encoded by the coding sequence ATGACGCAGCCGGGCTTGGTGCGTGCGTTCAGCATCGGACGGACAGTCGCCACCTTCGGCGGCGTCATCCGCCCGACGACCTGGAACCGGGGCGTCGGGCTGCTAGAGCGAGCATCGATGCCCGACCTCCTCGTGACTCATCGGAGTCCTCACGTGCGCCGCATCCGGGTGCTCGCGCCCCTGCTCTGGGCCCTCGCCTCCTCCACGGTGATGGCGGCGCCGGCTCCTGAGACCCAGGAGGTTCCCGACACGAACGGGCAGCCGCCGACGGATGCGCCCACGCGGGAGCGGACGAAGGCAGAGGACGCTGGGCGGACCGTCGTCACGGGCTCGCGGCGTCCCCGGCCCGCGAGGGACGTGCCCGCCACCACCACGGTCCTCCCCCGTCCGGAAATCGACCGGAGCCCCACGCTGACGCAGGACTCGCTGGTCCGCACCGTGCCCTCCGCCGCCACCTTCCGCCGCACGCCCAGCCTCGTCTCCGACCCGACGGCGCAGGGACTCAACCTGCGCGGGCTCGCGCCTTCGGGCGTGGCGCGCAGCCTCGTGTTGCTCGACGGCATTCCCGTCAACGACCCGTTCGGTGGCTGGATTTTCTGGCGCTCGCTGCCACGGCTCGGGCTCGAGCGCATCGAGGTCGTCCCCAGCGGAGGCTCCGCCCTCTACGGCAGCGGCGCGCTCGGCGGCGTCGTACAGCTCGTGTCGCGCGACATCACCGGAACGCAGCTCGACGCGGATGCCACCTATGGCAACGCGCATACGGGCATGCTCGCGGCACGCGGGGCGGAGATGTGGGGGCCCGTCCGCGCCTCGCTGGAGGCAGAGCTGCTCGACAGCGACGGCTACTCCATCGTCAGTGCCGCCCAGCGCGGCGCCATCGACGCGGACACGCCCAGCAGCCACGCCGTCCTCAACGGGCGCGTCGAAGCGGATGCCACCGATTCGCTCACCCTCTCCGCCCGCGCCGGTCTCTTCCGCGAGGACCAGAACGGCGGCACCCGGCTCACCACCGCGCGCGTGGAGCTGGCGCACTTCGGCGCGGGCGCACGGCTGCGCACCGCGCACGGCGGCACATTCACGCTGGACCTCTTCGGCCGCGTGCAACGCTTCGAACAGGACCGCGCGCGCATCACCCAGGACCGCTCCTCCGAGGCGCTGGCCGCCAGCCAGGATGTGCCCGCCAACGACCAGGGCGCGTCCCTCATCTGGACCGGCCCGTCCTGGACAGCCCTGGGCACGCACGTCCTCACCGCCGGCCTGGATGTGCGCCGCATGGCGGGCACGTCCCGGGAGCAGCTCTTCCCGCCCTCGCCCTCGGAGACCTCCCTTCGCCTGCGCGACACCGGAGGCACCCAACTGTCCGGCGGTGTCTTCATCGAGGACCTCTACACGCCCTCGCCCGTCCTGGAGCTCAGCGCCGCGCTCCGGATGGACGTGTGGCGCAACCAGAACGGTGAGCAGCGCCTGGAGCGCGCCAACGGCGCGGTGGACACGACGCGCTTCGACGACCGCACCGAGCAGCAGCTCAGCCCCCGTCTGGGCCTGAGAGTGCGTCCGCTGGAGGGGCTCACCCTGCGCGCCTCCGCCTACCGTGCGTTCCGCGCCCCCACCCTCAACGAGCTGTACCGCCCCTTCCAGGTGGGCACCATCCTCACCGCCGCCAACGCCCACCTGGGCGCGGAGCGACTGTGGGGCGCCGAGGCCGGCGTGGAAGCCGAGTCCTCCTCGCTGGGCCTCACCACGCGCGTGACGGGCTTCTGGAACGTGCTCGACGACCCCATCACCAACGTCACGTTGGAGCAGCCGCTTCCGGATGGCTCCACGCGCCAGCGGGAGAACCTGGGACAGGCGCGGGTGCGCGGCGTGGAGGCGAGCGTGGACTGGAAGCTGGCACGCCAGTGGACGGCGCTGCTCGCGTACACCTTCGTGGACCCTGTCGTGACGCGCTCGCCCGGGCAGCCCGGGCTGGTGGGCAAGCAGCTCGCCCAGGACCCACGACACCGGGGCACCGCCATCCTCACCTTCCACGACCCCGACATCGTGACGGCCACGGTGCAGCTTCGCGTGACGGGCGCGCAGTTCGAGGACGACCTCAACGAGCGCCCCATGGGTGGCTACGCCGTGGTGGACGTGTCCGCCAGCCGCCGCCTCTTCTGGAAGCTGCACGTCTTCGGCGCGGTGGAGAACCTCTTCGACCGCGAGTACCTCGCGGGCCGCGCCGGAGTGGACACGTTGGGCCCGCCCCTGCTGGCGCGCATCGGCCTGCGGCTGCGCGACGCGCCCTGA
- a CDS encoding ATP-dependent DNA helicase has product MSLSVSTPPSVDSLLGPGGALEVALPAYEHRPEQLQMARAVERAFAEHSYLLAEAGTGTGKTLAYLVPALLSGRRVVVSTATKTLQDQIFFKDLPLMREKMGLRFEAAYLKGRSNYLCLHRYDAFSKAPQFGSREESRYWPKLKAWAEETDTGDRSELDLPESFSAWSRLSTTSETCVGTRCPQYETCFVTRMRKRAEQADLLVVNHHLFFADLALRSSGKRTEGVLPWYEAVIFDEAHALEDAASGHFGCSVSNYRLEELARDAVASLKEDDARHAMLRALAARLRAGADALFAQAPRALGLSGHEASVALRAEVMAKLSTPLEGVRDALAALSAFTVGEREPELAAITRRSDEMEEQLSFLEKAESSDHVYWAEQRGKGLFLRASPIDVAKELRERMYGALDTVVYTSATLAADSRFDFFANRMGLYGEDGQPVTRVRTLAVPSPFDYPSQAALYLPTHLPDPSAPGFIEEAAEEIERLCEVTGGRAFVLFTSLRNMVRAYELVAPRLPYQSLLQGERPKQQLLEAFRETPSVLFAAHSFWEGVDVPGDALSLVIIDRLPFASPGDPLVAARINQLQQRGEEPFEQYQLPHAALALRQGFGRLIRTQSDRGIVAMLDRRIVTKAYGRVFLDSLPPARRMEDVVSLSRWFNGPVRPVRTIR; this is encoded by the coding sequence ATGTCGCTCTCCGTCTCCACCCCTCCGTCCGTCGACAGCCTGCTCGGTCCGGGAGGCGCGCTCGAGGTTGCGCTGCCCGCGTACGAGCACCGCCCAGAGCAGCTTCAGATGGCGCGCGCCGTGGAGCGGGCCTTCGCCGAGCACAGCTACCTGCTGGCCGAGGCGGGGACCGGCACGGGCAAGACGCTTGCCTACCTGGTGCCCGCGCTGCTGTCGGGACGCCGGGTGGTCGTGTCCACGGCCACCAAGACTTTGCAGGACCAGATCTTCTTCAAGGACCTGCCGCTGATGCGGGAGAAGATGGGCCTGCGCTTCGAGGCCGCGTACCTCAAGGGCCGCAGCAACTACCTCTGCCTGCACCGGTATGACGCCTTCTCCAAGGCGCCGCAGTTCGGCTCGCGCGAGGAGTCGCGCTACTGGCCCAAGTTGAAGGCGTGGGCGGAGGAGACGGACACCGGCGACCGCAGCGAGCTGGACCTGCCCGAGTCCTTCAGCGCCTGGTCGCGCCTGTCCACCACGTCCGAGACGTGCGTGGGCACCAGGTGCCCGCAGTACGAGACGTGCTTCGTCACGCGCATGCGCAAGCGCGCGGAGCAGGCGGACCTGCTGGTGGTCAATCACCACCTCTTCTTCGCGGACCTGGCGCTGCGCAGCTCCGGCAAGCGCACCGAGGGCGTGCTGCCCTGGTACGAGGCCGTCATCTTCGACGAGGCCCATGCGCTGGAAGACGCGGCCAGCGGCCACTTCGGTTGCAGCGTGTCCAACTACCGGCTGGAGGAGTTGGCGCGGGACGCGGTGGCGTCGCTGAAGGAGGACGACGCCCGCCACGCCATGCTGCGCGCGCTGGCGGCCCGGTTGCGCGCGGGGGCGGATGCGCTCTTCGCGCAGGCGCCCCGGGCGCTGGGGCTGTCCGGCCACGAGGCCTCCGTGGCGCTGCGCGCGGAGGTCATGGCGAAGCTGTCCACGCCGCTGGAGGGCGTGCGGGACGCGCTGGCCGCGTTGTCCGCCTTCACGGTGGGCGAGCGCGAACCGGAGCTGGCCGCCATCACCCGCCGCTCGGACGAGATGGAGGAGCAGCTCTCCTTCCTGGAGAAGGCCGAGTCCTCGGACCACGTCTACTGGGCGGAGCAGCGGGGCAAGGGCCTCTTCCTGCGCGCCAGCCCCATCGACGTGGCGAAGGAGCTGCGCGAGCGGATGTACGGCGCGCTGGACACGGTGGTGTACACGTCCGCGACGCTGGCGGCCGACAGCCGCTTCGACTTCTTCGCCAACCGCATGGGCCTGTACGGCGAGGACGGCCAGCCGGTGACGCGCGTGCGGACGCTGGCGGTGCCCAGCCCCTTCGACTACCCGTCGCAGGCGGCGCTGTACCTGCCCACGCACCTGCCGGACCCGTCCGCGCCGGGCTTCATCGAGGAGGCGGCGGAGGAGATTGAACGCCTCTGCGAAGTCACGGGTGGGCGCGCCTTCGTGCTCTTCACGTCCCTGCGCAACATGGTGCGGGCCTATGAGCTGGTGGCGCCCCGTTTGCCCTATCAGTCGCTGCTGCAAGGCGAGCGCCCCAAGCAGCAACTGCTGGAGGCCTTCCGCGAGACGCCGAGCGTCCTCTTCGCGGCGCACAGCTTCTGGGAGGGCGTCGACGTGCCGGGCGACGCGCTGAGCCTGGTCATCATCGACCGGCTGCCCTTCGCGTCGCCAGGAGACCCGCTGGTGGCCGCGCGCATCAATCAGCTCCAGCAGCGAGGCGAGGAGCCCTTCGAGCAGTACCAGCTCCCGCACGCGGCGCTGGCGCTGCGGCAGGGCTTCGGCCGGCTCATCCGCACGCAGTCGGACCGGGGCATCGTCGCGATGCTGGACCGGCGAATCGTGACGAAGGCGTATGGCCGTGTCTTCCTCGACAGCCTCCCGCCCGCGCGCCGCATGGAGGACGTGGTGTCGCTGAGCCGTTGGTTCAACGGCCCGGTGCGGCCGGTGCGCACCATCCGCTGA
- a CDS encoding LysR family transcriptional regulator yields MSLTHIQSFVAVAEECNVGRAARRLHLTQPPLSRHIQALEDELGARLFERTRAGMRLLPAGEAFLRHARRILAEVDAAVLTVRDVAGNRAGG; encoded by the coding sequence GTGAGCCTTACGCACATCCAGTCCTTCGTCGCCGTTGCCGAGGAGTGCAACGTGGGCCGGGCCGCGCGCCGCCTGCACCTGACGCAGCCGCCGCTCAGCCGTCACATCCAGGCGCTCGAGGACGAACTCGGAGCGCGCCTCTTCGAGCGAACCCGGGCTGGCATGCGCCTGCTCCCCGCGGGCGAAGCCTTCCTGCGGCACGCGCGTCGCATCCTCGCGGAAGTGGACGCCGCCGTGCTCACCGTGCGGGACGTAGCGGGCAACCGCGCCGGCGGATGA
- the map gene encoding type I methionyl aminopeptidase: MSIPLFKGTDVERLRRASQAAAGTLAFVASKLTPGVTTADIDQWVREDTARRGGKPSQLGFKGYPATVCTSRNHIVCHGIPNEGEQLVRGDIINVDVTTCLDGFHGDTSATFLIGEVSEDARRIVDVARRCRDAGIAVVRHGARLGDIGAAIEELAKKEGCSVVEEFGGHGIGHQMHGPPTVPHTGKRGSGIKLRSGMVLTVEPMVNLGRPDIRMLADGWTVVTEDGSLSAQFEHTILVTPDGCEVLTQPELALSLEIAC; this comes from the coding sequence ATGAGCATTCCCTTGTTCAAGGGCACGGACGTCGAACGTCTGCGCCGAGCGAGTCAGGCCGCCGCCGGTACGCTGGCTTTCGTTGCCTCGAAGCTGACCCCCGGTGTCACCACGGCGGACATCGACCAGTGGGTTCGCGAGGACACGGCGCGCCGGGGTGGCAAGCCCAGCCAACTGGGGTTCAAGGGCTACCCGGCCACCGTCTGTACCAGCCGCAACCACATCGTCTGTCACGGCATCCCGAACGAAGGCGAGCAACTGGTCCGTGGGGACATCATCAACGTGGACGTGACGACGTGCCTGGACGGCTTCCACGGGGACACCTCCGCGACCTTCCTCATTGGCGAGGTGTCCGAAGACGCTCGTCGCATCGTGGACGTGGCGCGCCGGTGCCGTGACGCGGGCATCGCCGTCGTTCGCCATGGCGCGCGGCTGGGGGACATCGGCGCTGCCATCGAGGAACTGGCGAAGAAGGAGGGCTGTAGCGTGGTGGAGGAGTTCGGCGGGCATGGCATCGGCCACCAGATGCATGGGCCGCCCACCGTTCCCCATACCGGCAAGCGAGGCTCGGGCATCAAGCTTCGCTCGGGCATGGTCCTCACCGTGGAGCCCATGGTGAACCTGGGACGGCCGGACATTCGCATGCTGGCCGATGGTTGGACGGTGGTGACGGAGGACGGCAGCCTGTCCGCGCAGTTCGAGCACACCATCCTGGTGACCCCTGACGGCTGCGAGGTGCTCACCCAGCCCGAGCTCGCCCTCTCGCTCGAAATCGCCTGCTGA
- a CDS encoding carboxypeptidase regulatory-like domain-containing protein gives MRHRTPFLIALCLAIAAVLLLWFRMPVPAAPAGARPEAAALNAPAPVTNGAPSRASTPPTPPLETAPDAELGAFVVRVVNAQGPVTGARVRAYLRVGADGTGATPWRRAGEGTTADGGVLRLPAAPGDYLLSAHAPDHGPVRLEATRPLGEAETAVELRLPDGVTLSGRTVAEGREEPVPLATLTLRPYPGTPTAWAAPTGLPEEVAETASDAQGRFAFTQLAPGRYELTAEAPGFSRRTLRLLQVPRAGEVVVGLWGASTLEGFVVDAKGQPVADAEVVAAGGTAPVRVTTGEGGGFALEVNAGTWVVSARRGDQLGRVPGPLSVAPGETLRGLMVTLGAASGLTGTVSTVEGAPVRGAILVASPAGGQGELGRAASEEDGEWRMDVPPGEYDVTVRAVGMTGRVFEAVVVNPGGHTPLDVRLEPATAALEGLVVDAEGRPLGGAQVRAEPASFSGVAHTALTDAEGAWKLEGLEAGPTSVRARREGSQRWTSRMETLKAGVVTRADFTLADSGSVWGQVTRASGGPLTEPALVHAVPRGGSGTASTETDAQGQFQLELPAGVYQLVALLHQTPAIYFHMESDPFVTVPSGGAVRQDLLLKEDSVLSGVVLEPSGVPSPLAIVAAIQGGDFPMTRKERADEAGQFAMPPRPQGAQPLELVAHNAGRVGRLPAAHEDQAPLTVRLEPAATLRGRVVAGSGAAPDGFTLELLEANGEALPWAGAWPTTRRFAGSTFLLPDAPAQALKVTVRTEDGRTGEAQVTLRPGGTSDVEVPLTGGVASISGRAVWSRGGGPAPGVAVFLDKAVGGRSDAFTGQDGRFRLSDVRPGIHTVRLLPPEGRVETRTVKVAEAEATDVGDVTVSPRRATPGTLGAGFSEDRGHVAFAWLTPDGPAARAGVNVGDRLVAVDGQVVRDSTEAESRTRGAPGTPVRLHVRRANGEQEVLVTRAE, from the coding sequence GTGCGCCATCGAACCCCCTTCTTGATTGCCTTGTGCCTGGCCATCGCGGCTGTGCTGCTGCTGTGGTTCCGCATGCCCGTCCCCGCGGCCCCCGCCGGCGCGCGCCCGGAGGCCGCGGCCTTGAACGCGCCAGCGCCCGTCACCAACGGCGCACCGTCCCGCGCCAGCACGCCGCCCACCCCGCCGCTGGAGACCGCCCCCGACGCCGAGCTGGGCGCCTTCGTGGTGCGCGTGGTGAACGCCCAGGGGCCCGTGACGGGCGCGCGCGTGCGGGCCTACCTGCGGGTGGGCGCGGACGGCACCGGGGCCACGCCGTGGCGCCGCGCGGGCGAGGGCACCACGGCGGATGGCGGCGTGCTCCGCCTGCCCGCGGCGCCCGGCGACTACCTGCTGTCCGCGCATGCCCCGGACCACGGCCCCGTGCGGCTGGAGGCCACGCGTCCGCTCGGCGAGGCGGAGACGGCCGTCGAGCTGCGCCTGCCCGACGGCGTGACGCTGAGTGGGCGCACCGTGGCGGAGGGGCGAGAGGAGCCGGTGCCGCTCGCCACACTGACGCTGCGGCCCTACCCCGGAACGCCCACGGCCTGGGCGGCCCCCACCGGCTTGCCGGAAGAAGTGGCGGAGACGGCGAGTGACGCCCAGGGTCGCTTCGCCTTCACGCAACTGGCGCCCGGACGCTACGAGCTCACCGCCGAGGCGCCGGGCTTCAGCCGCCGCACCTTGCGCCTGCTCCAGGTGCCGCGGGCCGGTGAAGTCGTCGTGGGGCTCTGGGGCGCGAGCACCCTGGAGGGCTTCGTCGTCGACGCGAAGGGACAGCCCGTCGCGGACGCGGAGGTGGTGGCGGCGGGAGGCACCGCGCCGGTGCGCGTCACCACCGGGGAAGGCGGCGGCTTCGCGCTGGAGGTCAACGCCGGGACGTGGGTCGTGTCCGCCCGCCGTGGGGACCAACTGGGCCGCGTGCCGGGGCCGCTGTCCGTCGCGCCGGGCGAGACGCTGCGCGGGCTCATGGTGACGCTGGGCGCGGCCAGTGGCCTGACGGGCACGGTGTCCACGGTGGAGGGTGCGCCGGTGCGCGGGGCCATCCTGGTGGCGTCTCCCGCGGGCGGCCAGGGCGAGCTGGGCCGGGCGGCGTCCGAGGAAGATGGCGAGTGGCGGATGGACGTCCCTCCCGGCGAGTACGACGTGACGGTGCGCGCGGTGGGAATGACGGGCCGCGTGTTCGAAGCCGTGGTGGTGAACCCGGGCGGCCACACGCCCCTGGACGTGCGGCTGGAACCCGCAACGGCGGCGCTGGAAGGCCTGGTGGTGGACGCGGAGGGACGACCGCTGGGAGGCGCGCAGGTCCGCGCCGAACCGGCGTCCTTCTCTGGCGTGGCGCACACGGCGCTCACCGACGCCGAGGGCGCCTGGAAGCTGGAGGGGCTGGAAGCGGGGCCCACCTCCGTGCGCGCGCGGCGCGAGGGCTCGCAGCGGTGGACGTCCCGCATGGAGACGCTGAAGGCGGGAGTCGTCACCCGCGCGGACTTCACCCTGGCGGACTCCGGCTCCGTGTGGGGACAGGTGACGCGCGCGTCGGGCGGGCCGCTGACCGAGCCCGCGCTGGTCCACGCCGTGCCTCGGGGCGGCTCGGGCACGGCCTCCACGGAGACGGATGCGCAGGGCCAGTTCCAGTTGGAATTGCCCGCGGGCGTCTACCAACTGGTCGCGCTGCTCCACCAGACGCCCGCCATCTACTTCCACATGGAGAGCGACCCGTTCGTGACGGTGCCTTCGGGCGGCGCCGTGCGGCAGGACCTGCTGTTGAAGGAAGACTCCGTGTTGTCCGGCGTCGTGCTGGAGCCCTCCGGGGTGCCCAGCCCGCTGGCCATCGTGGCCGCCATCCAGGGCGGGGACTTCCCCATGACGCGCAAGGAGCGCGCGGACGAGGCGGGCCAGTTCGCCATGCCGCCGCGCCCCCAGGGCGCCCAGCCCCTGGAGCTGGTGGCCCACAACGCGGGGCGCGTGGGGCGGCTGCCCGCCGCGCATGAGGACCAGGCACCGCTCACGGTGCGGCTGGAGCCCGCGGCCACCCTGCGCGGGCGCGTGGTGGCGGGCAGCGGCGCGGCTCCGGATGGCTTCACCCTGGAGCTGCTCGAGGCCAACGGTGAGGCCCTGCCCTGGGCCGGCGCCTGGCCCACCACGCGGCGCTTCGCTGGCAGCACCTTCTTGCTTCCAGACGCGCCCGCCCAGGCGCTGAAGGTGACGGTGCGCACCGAGGACGGCCGCACGGGCGAAGCCCAGGTGACGCTGCGGCCCGGGGGTACCTCGGACGTGGAGGTGCCGCTCACCGGCGGCGTGGCGTCCATCTCCGGCCGCGCGGTGTGGAGCCGGGGGGGAGGCCCTGCGCCAGGGGTGGCGGTGTTCCTCGACAAGGCCGTGGGCGGGCGCTCGGATGCCTTCACCGGGCAGGACGGACGCTTCCGCCTGAGCGACGTGCGCCCGGGCATCCACACCGTGCGGCTGCTACCGCCGGAGGGCCGCGTGGAGACGCGCACCGTGAAGGTGGCGGAGGCGGAGGCCACCGACGTGGGTGACGTCACGGTGTCCCCGCGCCGGGCCACGCCGGGCACGCTGGGCGCGGGCTTCAGTGAGGACCGGGGCCACGTCGCCTTCGCGTGGCTGACGCCGGACGGGCCCGCGGCGCGCGCGGGCGTCAACGTGGGGGACCGGCTGGTGGCGGTGGATGGCCAGGTGGTGCGCGACAGCACGGAGGCGGAGTCCCGCACCCGGGGGGCGCCCGGCACGCCCGTGCGGCTCCACGTCCGGCGCGCGAATGGTGAGCAGGAGGTGCTCGTCACCCGCGCGGAGTGA
- a CDS encoding HAD family hydrolase: MVENVIFDVDGTLVDSVDEHAEAWRRAFLHFGRDIPFAHVRSQIGKGADQLIPVFFNDEEVERFGKELDEYRGKLFLDEFLPKVRPFPRVRELFQRLRAGGIRIVLASSAKEQELKHYVKLCGIEGLFETKTSADEVDKSKPHPDIFEAALARLGKPSPDVTVVVGDTPYDALAANKSSLPSVGVLAGGFPPDDLRAAGCRTLVKDPAALLARYEASRREWPWNESGTSQVAKDDERR, from the coding sequence ATGGTGGAAAACGTCATCTTCGACGTGGATGGAACCCTGGTGGATTCGGTGGACGAGCACGCCGAGGCATGGCGGCGCGCCTTCCTTCACTTCGGCCGGGACATCCCGTTCGCGCACGTGCGCAGCCAGATTGGCAAGGGCGCCGACCAGCTCATCCCCGTCTTCTTCAATGACGAGGAAGTGGAGCGCTTCGGCAAGGAGCTGGACGAATACCGCGGCAAGCTGTTCCTGGACGAGTTCCTGCCGAAGGTGCGTCCCTTCCCCCGCGTACGGGAGCTCTTCCAGCGGCTGCGCGCGGGCGGCATCCGCATCGTGCTGGCCTCCAGCGCGAAAGAGCAGGAGCTGAAGCACTACGTGAAGCTGTGCGGCATCGAAGGCCTGTTCGAGACGAAGACAAGCGCGGACGAGGTGGACAAGAGCAAGCCCCACCCGGACATCTTCGAGGCCGCCCTGGCGCGGCTGGGCAAGCCCTCTCCGGACGTGACGGTCGTCGTGGGCGACACGCCCTATGACGCGCTCGCCGCCAACAAGTCGAGCCTGCCCTCCGTGGGCGTGCTCGCGGGCGGCTTCCCTCCGGATGACCTGCGCGCCGCGGGCTGCCGCACGCTGGTGAAGGACCCGGCGGCGCTGCTCGCGCGCTACGAGGCGTCCCGGCGCGAATGGCCCTGGAACGAGTCCGGCACCAGCCAGGTGGCCAAGGACGACGAGCGGCGCTGA
- a CDS encoding lipid kinase: protein MRAQIGGRHERGGTLEPALIKPPCRPVLNDGPAVLVVNTRSRSGREAFETARETLVARGVSIVECHALSRADRLDAVVERMVARGTRRLIVGGGDGTLSRAVVRLLGRDVTLGVLPLGTGNDFARSLGIPPDIEAACDVIAQGYTARVDVGLANGRPFLNAASLGLATGIAKRLTKRLKQRAGKLAYPVAAAAEMKDLRPFHIRLKADDQELALDVLQLVVGNGLYHGAGNMVAPDARLDDRRLDIYAIAAPSAASGHEGTGLGQLQDIATLMRVALSLRSGEHVEHPAVTALRAARLYVEAAPVQEVNADGELVGKTPMRFEVAPAALRVYAPAPS, encoded by the coding sequence GTGCGTGCACAAATTGGCGGGCGACACGAAAGAGGAGGCACCCTGGAACCCGCCCTCATCAAGCCCCCATGCAGGCCCGTCCTGAATGACGGCCCCGCGGTGTTGGTGGTGAATACGCGCTCGCGTTCAGGGCGTGAGGCGTTCGAGACCGCCAGGGAAACACTCGTGGCGCGGGGTGTCTCCATCGTCGAATGCCACGCGCTGTCCCGAGCGGATCGGCTGGACGCGGTGGTGGAGCGGATGGTGGCACGGGGCACCCGCCGCCTCATCGTGGGAGGAGGCGACGGCACCCTGAGCCGCGCGGTGGTCCGGCTGCTGGGCCGCGACGTGACGCTGGGCGTCCTCCCGCTGGGCACTGGCAACGACTTCGCGCGCTCGCTGGGAATCCCGCCCGACATCGAGGCCGCCTGTGACGTCATCGCCCAGGGCTACACGGCCCGCGTGGACGTGGGCCTGGCCAATGGGCGCCCCTTCCTCAACGCCGCCAGCCTCGGACTGGCCACCGGCATCGCCAAGCGGCTGACGAAGCGGCTGAAGCAGCGCGCGGGCAAGCTGGCCTACCCCGTGGCGGCCGCGGCGGAGATGAAGGACCTGCGCCCCTTCCACATCCGGCTGAAGGCGGATGACCAGGAGCTGGCGCTGGACGTGCTCCAGTTGGTGGTGGGCAACGGCCTCTACCACGGCGCCGGAAACATGGTGGCGCCCGATGCCCGGCTGGATGACCGGCGGCTGGACATCTACGCCATCGCCGCGCCCTCCGCCGCGTCGGGGCACGAAGGCACCGGCCTGGGCCAGCTCCAGGACATCGCCACGTTGATGCGGGTGGCCCTGTCCCTGCGCTCGGGCGAGCACGTGGAGCACCCCGCCGTCACCGCTCTGCGCGCCGCGCGGCTCTACGTGGAGGCCGCCCCCGTCCAGGAGGTGAACGCGGACGGCGAGCTCGTGGGCAAGACGCCCATGCGCTTCGAGGTGGCCCCCGCGGCCCTGCGCGTCTACGCGCCCGCGCCCTCCTGA